The DNA region CAGCACACTGGCCAGACTGCCCCGTCCCGGTGTCAGGACGCCCTTCTTCGTGGCCGACGACAGGTACAGCCGGTCGCGGGCGCGCGTGATCGCCACGTACAGCAGGCGCTTGAGTTCCTCGCTGTCGCGATCGCCGACATCTTCATCGAACTCCGCCTGGAAGTCGCCCACGGCCACCGCTTCGTCGTCGGGCGCATTGGGCGCAATCCGGATCGGATCGGGAGGGCCGCCCGCCCCACGCGCGAGATTGACGACGAACACCACCGGAAACTCGAGGCCCTTGGCCGAGTGCACCGTCATCAGGCTCACGGCGTCGAGGGCATCCACCACCGCATTTGATTCGTCGCCCGCCGACAACTGGTCAAGATCGGCGGCCAGCCTCCCGAGCGTCAGGTACCCCCGGTTCTGGATGCGGCGAATGAGCGCCCGCATCTTCTTGACGTTCTCCCGCGCCTGCTCCGCGCGCGCGCCGCGGATCTCGAAGGCATACGCCGTACGGTTGAGAATCCAGTCCACCAGTTCGGCCGGCGGTATCCGGTCGGCCAGGGCGAGCCATTCGGGCACACTCGCCCGGATCGCACCCAGTACCCGCTGATCTTCCGCGTCGAGATCGCCAATCCCTTCGGGTGGGCGCCCGTCGGAAAGAGCCGTGGCCAATCCCGGCGCAAGGCGCTGGAGCCCCGGGTCGGACAGCCGCACGAACCGCGATCGGAGGAGCGCGGCGGCCCGCAGATCTGACGCCGGATCGGCCACGTATCTCACAAGCGCGACGATGTCCTTGACCTCATCGGCGTCAAAGAACCCGAGACCCTTGTACACGTACGAGGGGATACGGCGTGATTCCAGCGCCCGCTCGAATTCCCGGTGGCTCGATCGCGACCGGAACAGGATGGCCACATCGCCGGGCCGCATCGGCCGGCGTAGGCCAGTCTGGCGATCACGAACCGTCGCGCGTTCGACCAAATCGCTGATCTCGGCGGCCACGGCGGCCGCGCACGTCCGTGCCTCGTCATCCGCGATGACGCCCAGGACAGGCTCGGCCTTCTCATCGCCTGCGTCATCGTCGAGCGGAAACTGGTCGCGGTCGTCGTACCGGAATGCGTCGGACCGCTCCGGCGCTTTCACGACCTCCTGGAAAACGTCATTGGCAAACGCCAACAGGGGCGGCGCCGAGCGGAAACTCTGCCGGATGCTTCGCAGCGGATCCTCGCCCACCCTGAGAGCGCCGATCGCCTCCGCGGCTTCGTCCAGCACGGCGACTTCGGCGTCGCGGAACCCGAAGATCGACTGCTTACGATCGCCGACGATGAAGATGGACGGCCGGAGCGGTGCATCGTCAGCCAGACCCAGTCCTTCGCCCCAGGCGCGCACCAACTGCAGGACCAGCTCCCACTGGGCGCGCGACGTGTCCTGGAACTCATCGACCAGCACGTGGTGGTAGCGCGCCTCCAGCAGGAAGCGGCTGCGGGCGAACTCGTCCATCTGCGACAGGAGTTCGCCGGCGCGTGCGAGCAATTCGCCGAAGTCGAGCACGCCGTGCGATTCGAGTGTCCGGCGGTGACGGTCCGCGGCAATCTGGAACACCTGCCACACCGCCCGGGACAACACGACGTTGAGATCGCGTCGAAGCGCGCGCATGGCGTCATCGATGCCAACGGCTATCGCGGCGAGACGCTGCTGGTGCGTCGTTCGCGCCGTCTTGCTCGAGAAACACGTCTCATCGTACTCAGAGGGCAGGCGCTTGCGGGGATCGCCACCCTTGGTCAGGAAATGCGACCGCAGTTGATCGATCAGGCTCCGCAGCGACGCCGGGTCGGGATGCTCCGCTCGCACCATCGCACGGATGGCGGCCGCGAGCATCCTGAACCTGGGATGCCCGACGGGCCCTTCGTTCAGAAACGCCTCGAGACCGCCCGGCACCGCGCGCAGCACGTCGGTCAGCCGCTGCGCTCCACGGGCACACGCCAGGGGCCCGGTCATGTCGCGCGGCCCCGCCGCGAGCACGCGGCGCAGCACGAGGGCTGCGACCTGGCGCCGTCCCAGCAGCGCCGCGAGCCCCTCCCGCAGCCGGGCCTCGCCCAGTTGGGCGAAGAGCAAGGCGACGTCTTCATGGGTGCGCGCCCGGCTCCGGGCGATTCTCAACGTGCCGTCGAGTGACTCCTCCACGAGGCGCACCATCTCGGTTTCGTCGGCGACCTGGAAGTCCGGATCAAGATCGGCTTCGAGAGGGAATTCGCGCAGCAGCAACAGGCAGAACGCGTCGATCGTGCAGATGGCAATTTCGTTGAGTCGATCGCGCAGGGTCCGCCAACGCGCCGCGTCCTCGGGCGACTGGGTCGATGCACGGCGCAGGTCATCAACGATGCGCTCGCGCATCTCGGCCGCGGCCTTGCGGGTGAAGGTGATGGCCAGGATGTTGGCCGGATCAACGCCCTGTCTGATGAGGTTGACGTAGCGTCCCACCAGCACGCGAGTCTTTCCGGTGCCGGCCGATGCCTCGAGCACGACGTTATGACGCGGGTCGACGGCGGCGGCGCGGGCATCCGCGTCGTGAAGAGGCACCGCCCCGGGCGACTCACCTGCTGTACGAGACGAGGGTGGCACGTTACTCGTCACCGACGTAATCCTTCCGGCACACGGACGAAAACGGGCAGTGCACGCACTGGTAACGCGAGTGCGGCGATGGCGGAAACTCGCCGCGCTCAATGCGGTCGACCACGTCCAGCAGCCGCGCTTCGCCTTCGGCGAGCACGGCGTCGAGTTCGCCGGCGTTCTTTGCGAGCGGTGCGTAGTGCGTCTTGCCGAACGCAATGTAGGCCGCATCGGCCGGACGCCAGGAGCGTCCACGGTACCCCTCGAGCCGCTGACGCGCGCTTGCCGCGTAGGCCGGGAGTTGAACGACCTGGTTCTTCTCCGGCGCGCGCGATAGCTTGTAGTCCAACAGCCGGAACGTCCCGTCGGCCAGCAGGTCAATGCGATCAGCGGTGGCCTTGAGCCGCACGCAGCGTTCGGTGTCTCCCGATCTCAGGCGCGTCTCGCCGTTGAGGGAGAACTCCATCAACCGCTCCACGACCGGCATGGGGCGTTCAGCTTCAATCCGGAAGACAATCTCGCCGAAGCCCGACGCGACGGCCGAGCCCATCAGGCGCACACGCTGGAGTGCGGCATCGGATTCGGAGAGCATTGCCAGGCGTTCCTCGGCGATCTGCGCGAATCGGTTGCCCGCCTGGTCCAGGTTGTCCTGGGTAATCGCCCCGCCTCCGTCCTGCTGCCACACCTCGTAGAAGCGCTGAAGCACGTCGTGAACCAGCTTGCCCTGTGCCCGGGGTCCCAGCGATTCTTCATCGTCAGGGTCCTCTTCGAGGCGAAGCACCTGTGTCGCGAAGAAGACAAACGGGCAGGCCAGATACTGATCAAGCGCGCTGACCTTGTAGGCATCCACCCGGGGATTGAATGACTGTCCGTGGAATTGCGCCAGCGACGCCGCCGTGCGGTCACGCCGGATCGACAGCCAGTCTGACGCCGACTCGCGAAGCACATCAGCGCGTATCGGGTCGAGACGCAGCGCTTCCTCCTCGAAGATCCTGGTATGACGCGGCGTGTCGTCGCGCGAGACGGCCAGGCCGCTCTCTGACAGATCCTCGAGAAACGGTGACGGCTCGACAATGGCATCGTCTTCGAGCGTGAAGGTCGAGACCACCACCTGGCGCGACGGCGCGCGCAGCAGATCGCCGAAGGCCGCGCGCTCGGCCGCCCGCGCGTCGGGCTCGGCGGGCCAGCCAAGCTGGGACAGCAGTGCTGCCGGATAGAAGATGCTCCGGCGTTCGGAACCGGGCCATTCACGCTGCGTCAGACCCACCAGGTACAGCGTCTCGAAATCGCCGAAGCGCACGGCATCGGCATCCAGCAACTGCACACCAGATCGCCCCCGGTGCGGGGCGAACGTCTGCTGACCGATCCACCGCCGGATGGCAGCCGCGGTCTCAGCCAACACCCGCGGCTCGTCGTCATGCCGACGGTGCGCGTCGCGCAAGCTGCGGATCGACGCGTGAATGGCCGCGCGCGCGCGGAGGAGTCGTTCGCGTGTCGTGTCGTCGGCTCTCGATATCCGTTCGTGGGCGGTGAGAAACACGAGCACCGTCTCGAGGTGCGTCGAGGGGTGATCGGTTCGGGTGAGCGGCGCCAACTCGTCGGCGATTCGGACGGCCGCCAAGTATGCCGGCAGCGGCGAGGAGAATCGCCTCGATCTGCCGGACCCGGTGGTCCCCGCAGACGCAGCGGACCAGACGTCGGCGAGTCTCCGCAATTCCGCGGCATCGCCGAGAAACCGCGCATCACTCAACGCGCGATCGAAGGCGACGATGTCGGCCGTCGAGAGGCGCCGGCCATCCGCGTCGAATGCGAAGACCGGAGACGTGAGCAGCGCCACCAGCGCGGCACGAGCGAAGTTCCCGTCGACACATTCGAAGATGAGGTCGAGCGCGGCGGCATACGGCTCCGACGCCAGCGGCAGGGCATCAAATGCCTCGTACGGCACACCGGCAGATGGCAACACCTGGCTGGCCAGGTACACGTACGGCAGCGGGCGCTTGAACACGATGCCGGTTCGCCCAAGTCTTACTGCCCCACTTGGCGAGGAACCGTCGCGAGCATCGCGCTTGACGCGTCTGGCGACAGCGCCCAGTTCTTCTTCGCGATCGCGATGCACGCCGTAGAGCGGAGCGTCCGGGCCGGCCGGCGCCACCAGCACGGGAGACATGCCGGCGGGCACGTCGGGCCTGACTTCCTCGTCTATTCGAGGCAACAGATCGCGAATGCGAACGAGCAATCCCGCGTTGAGCGTCGATGCGGTGGCGACGATGTCGATGCGAGCCAGACCCGTAGCCCGGGCCAGCAGATCGAAATCCGCGAGCCACAGACCGTTGGCATCTCCGGCCCTGTCGGCCACGGCCACCACGACGTGTGTGAAACGGGCGACGGGCTCCTCGATCAGGCGCTCGCGTATCCGATGTTCGTCGAGGCCGCCCGTGGCGGTCAGCCGCGCCTCGTATCCCCGGAACGCCGCCGCCATGAACCGGGTCTGCGCGAGCAGGCGAACCGCTCCCCGATCGGTGTCAACCTCGCGCGCGAACCGTTCGCCGGTGAGCCGCTCGAAGTCGACAATTGAACGCAGGTGCCGGCGCAGGGCGTCGTAGAAGGCCAGCATCTCCGCCACGATGCCGGGGCGGATGGTGAAGGGCGGTTTCACACCATCCGCGATCGCCTCGCGCGCGGCTGCGCCGAGCAATACTTCACGTTCGTGAGACGACAGGCAGGTCTGGCCACCGGCCAACCCGTCGCGCAGCAGCGTCTGCCACTCGTCGCGCGTCACCAGGTGCGGCAGCACGATCGCGCGGCGGCCTGACGCGAGCGCGCGATCTTCGAACAGCCGCCGCAGTTGCTCCGCAGCGGTCCGCGTCGGCACGATCACCGCGCGGCTCCGGATAGCTGCGAGGTCGCCCGCGATGGCCAGTTCCAGCAGGCGCTCACGAAATTCGCGAAGATCGCGTGCCCGAATCAGCCGGGTCGTCCGGGGTGTGATCACCGGAACTTCGGGGGAGCGAAAAACGCGTTGATTTCGTCGCGGGCCCGTGCCACCAGCAGCAACGCGCCGGCCGCGGCTGCCGACGCGTTGCGGGCAGCCTCCAGGTCTGACGTCTGTATCGCCGTACGGCGAGTGCCCACGGCGGCCTGCATCAACTGCACGGCACTGACCAGCGCATCATGTGAGGCGTGGAGTTCATCAGGCGGCGACAGGAGCGCCGCGATAGCTCTGGCCTCAACCAGATGGCGTTCG from Acidobacteriota bacterium includes:
- a CDS encoding PD-(D/E)XK nuclease family protein, which translates into the protein MITPRTTRLIRARDLREFRERLLELAIAGDLAAIRSRAVIVPTRTAAEQLRRLFEDRALASGRRAIVLPHLVTRDEWQTLLRDGLAGGQTCLSSHEREVLLGAAAREAIADGVKPPFTIRPGIVAEMLAFYDALRRHLRSIVDFERLTGERFAREVDTDRGAVRLLAQTRFMAAAFRGYEARLTATGGLDEHRIRERLIEEPVARFTHVVVAVADRAGDANGLWLADFDLLARATGLARIDIVATASTLNAGLLVRIRDLLPRIDEEVRPDVPAGMSPVLVAPAGPDAPLYGVHRDREEELGAVARRVKRDARDGSSPSGAVRLGRTGIVFKRPLPYVYLASQVLPSAGVPYEAFDALPLASEPYAAALDLIFECVDGNFARAALVALLTSPVFAFDADGRRLSTADIVAFDRALSDARFLGDAAELRRLADVWSAASAGTTGSGRSRRFSSPLPAYLAAVRIADELAPLTRTDHPSTHLETVLVFLTAHERISRADDTTRERLLRARAAIHASIRSLRDAHRRHDDEPRVLAETAAAIRRWIGQQTFAPHRGRSGVQLLDADAVRFGDFETLYLVGLTQREWPGSERRSIFYPAALLSQLGWPAEPDARAAERAAFGDLLRAPSRQVVVSTFTLEDDAIVEPSPFLEDLSESGLAVSRDDTPRHTRIFEEEALRLDPIRADVLRESASDWLSIRRDRTAASLAQFHGQSFNPRVDAYKVSALDQYLACPFVFFATQVLRLEEDPDDEESLGPRAQGKLVHDVLQRFYEVWQQDGGGAITQDNLDQAGNRFAQIAEERLAMLSESDAALQRVRLMGSAVASGFGEIVFRIEAERPMPVVERLMEFSLNGETRLRSGDTERCVRLKATADRIDLLADGTFRLLDYKLSRAPEKNQVVQLPAYAASARQRLEGYRGRSWRPADAAYIAFGKTHYAPLAKNAGELDAVLAEGEARLLDVVDRIERGEFPPSPHSRYQCVHCPFSSVCRKDYVGDE
- a CDS encoding UvrD-helicase domain-containing protein, with the protein product MPLHDADARAAAVDPRHNVVLEASAGTGKTRVLVGRYVNLIRQGVDPANILAITFTRKAAAEMRERIVDDLRRASTQSPEDAARWRTLRDRLNEIAICTIDAFCLLLLREFPLEADLDPDFQVADETEMVRLVEESLDGTLRIARSRARTHEDVALLFAQLGEARLREGLAALLGRRQVAALVLRRVLAAGPRDMTGPLACARGAQRLTDVLRAVPGGLEAFLNEGPVGHPRFRMLAAAIRAMVRAEHPDPASLRSLIDQLRSHFLTKGGDPRKRLPSEYDETCFSSKTARTTHQQRLAAIAVGIDDAMRALRRDLNVVLSRAVWQVFQIAADRHRRTLESHGVLDFGELLARAGELLSQMDEFARSRFLLEARYHHVLVDEFQDTSRAQWELVLQLVRAWGEGLGLADDAPLRPSIFIVGDRKQSIFGFRDAEVAVLDEAAEAIGALRVGEDPLRSIRQSFRSAPPLLAFANDVFQEVVKAPERSDAFRYDDRDQFPLDDDAGDEKAEPVLGVIADDEARTCAAAVAAEISDLVERATVRDRQTGLRRPMRPGDVAILFRSRSSHREFERALESRRIPSYVYKGLGFFDADEVKDIVALVRYVADPASDLRAAALLRSRFVRLSDPGLQRLAPGLATALSDGRPPEGIGDLDAEDQRVLGAIRASVPEWLALADRIPPAELVDWILNRTAYAFEIRGARAEQARENVKKMRALIRRIQNRGYLTLGRLAADLDQLSAGDESNAVVDALDAVSLMTVHSAKGLEFPVVFVVNLARGAGGPPDPIRIAPNAPDDEAVAVGDFQAEFDEDVGDRDSEELKRLLYVAITRARDRLYLSSATKKGVLTPGRGSLASVLPKTLRDAVARAAQPDASGADIEWQAASGRVHRFRRSVAAPSPAMSGTGGDARTADAADGTTGNSTHDQLFASPSVARSDDDFGVLADPGAVVRAAVTDVVAPQAALEYKGRASGRRDRVAAGRLVHRLFQFGVNDSDPDVVKARARTLLDEDERHDAEDPDGLVEQAVSVYRRMRSRSDIAAILGGATCFYEVPVSLRMDGAPARIVRGVIDCLACAPSGEVVVIDFKTGVPRETDRRQLDVYVEAARGLFPDAPVRGVLVYPSLETVS